AGTGCACATTACAACTTGACTAACAACTACAGTGAACGTTTGGGAAGTCTAGCTACCTTTCAGTCTCAATATGAAATTCTGAATAAGAGCCATGCTGAACTGTTAGCAAGGTTTAGAAAACTGAAGAGTTTCTTCTGTTCTGTTGAAAGCCTGTCACAAGGTAAGTGATTTACTGCAAAGTGAGTAAAATCCTCAAAATCCTCAAATCCTCATTTTCAtatgatatttaatttatttttctccaggAAAGACATGCCTTGTATGTCCAGAGGGCTGGGTTTTTTTTCAGTCCAAGTGTTACTTCTTCTCCAACAATACCTTGACCTGGCAGTCGAGTCAAGAGCAGTGCCTGTCAATGGGTGGACACCTGGTGATAGTGGAATCTGCAGAGGAGGAGGTACCCACTTTATCCTGATGGAATTGGAATCAATATATTGGAAAAAGGAGGCTGAAAAGATCTTATCAGTTCAGTTTGAATTTGAAAGCAAGGAAAAGGTCAATTTTAAATCAGAACTCAGCAAAATCAGCATTAAAGCTGTATTTGAATTCTACCTCTTGTTGATGCTCTCTGGGTTCATTCAAAATTTCCCAGTGGGGCTGTCATATTTATCATACCTCCATTAGCACTGGAAAGCAGCATATTCCTTGTACATCACTGACACTTGCTTATGTGAGCTGATGTGCTGTATTTTGTATGAAAAGATGGCAAACTTATACTTTTGACAGTTGATTGTGTTAGCAGGGGGAGGGACATTTAAGCAAAAAACAGCTTGAAACACTGAAGAGCCCGAATAgaaatttgctttattttactttCTGCTAGATTTTTTCTAAGATTAGACAATTCTAACGTCTGGGTTTAGTGTTTTAGTCAAATTGTCCTTTTATTTTGCCAATACTTTAGATTTCTGTTTTCCACCCATTTTAGggtttttcatttagaaattttatAACGGACAATTTGCTTAATCTTTATCACTTCACAGTATCTTtagaatttaacaaaaaatggaaaacatattttatttttccaggttTTTATATCTTTCACCATTATGCAAACCTATAAGTGAATACACACAATTGTTTGAGTTTAATTATATAACGCCTGcaccaattcattttttttcttaacagagttttttagaaaataaaactaacatCGTGATAGAGAAAAAATCTGGTTATTGGATTGGCCTGACTGATCAGAAGAAAGAAAACCAATTTGTTTGGGTGGACAACAAAACCTTAGACACAAATACTCGGTAagaaaatgtctttaaattgggACATCCTGCTTTAAATAAAACCAGCAGCAAAAGAAAATTAGGTAGAAGCAAAGGGTGACAACTACAGATAaccctttcccctttttttaggtgacacaccatctaattacttaattaaataatataggagaatacatacaaataaaatattactggCTTTTgacatattcttgaataaaaaatatttcacagcTGACATAATTATCATTTGTTGTCAGATATAATCAGTTACATAATAAATCTACTGACTCTTCCTGTAAACCCCACCAAAGATGTGCgcagtaaatatccatccatccattttccaacccgccgaatccgaacacagggtcacaggggtcttctggagccaatcccagccaacacagggcacaaggcaggaaccaatcccgggcagggtgccaacccactgcaggacacacacaaacacaccaagcccaatttagaattgccaatccacctaacctgcatgtttttggactgtgggaagaaaccagagcacccggaggaaacccacacagacatggggagaacatgcaaactccacgcagagagaacCCGGAggcgaacccgggactcctaactgtgaggaagcagccctaccactgcgccacccaagcAGTAAATATGCCACAATGAACATGCTTTAATTTTGTTGGAATCAAGTGACCATGTTAGTTCTTCTCTTTTAGctgaacacatacagtaaatcttACTCTGCTGTTATAGTATATTCAATAAATTAGCTATGTAGAGTGCAATCACTTAGGTTATGAATATATATTAAGCAAATGAACCTCATCATAAATGCATATCTTGGAATTCTGAACTGCATCACCAAAAACACACGACATATACACATGTAGATGTTGTAACTGTGAAATGGCTCTTTTATCTTTACCTCATGCTGATTGAGGTAACTGCATGCTACAAGCTAATTCTTCACCTTGCTAAAGACCAGTGCTTCAGATCTAGGTAGTTAAGAATACAGAAAGCAGAGGCTCATCATATGTTTCCCCCTAACATGCATGCTATATCTCAGTATTAGCAAACTCCATCAATTTCTACTATCCACTGTCACATTGTTCAGCATTACTAACAGCAAGCCAAGTACAAATACCTGCATGTAGCTCTTATTAATGGCTCTCCTTAAAAAGCTAATAGCCTCTATCTTCAAAAAGCCAGATAGTCTGGGCCCCTCAAACAACCTTCTTGCCTCTCCAGCTTGTGAAGCACTCGCAGACAGTTTAGTTCCTACCTAAACTGTGTGGACCTGTTGTGAATGCTGAGTGATGTATAACAccataacatgtttttaaaatatattttcaagggTCACCTCAATCTGGATTTGCAGAAGGTCAAATGTGGGGTTATTTATCACAATTAGATAGATATtagatttaaaataaagataaaaaaatccaGTTAGGCTTATAAATATCAAgttggttaagtctgcagatgatactcaaaTACTGTAGGTGCAAtgtcagataatctagaatcattCAAGAGACATTTGGCAGATTAAatgtccatccgtccattatccaacctgctatatcctaactacagggtcacggggtctgttggagccaatcccagccaacaaaccccaggcagggcaccagcccattgcagggcacacacacatcccaaagacaattttaggatcgtcaatgcacctaacctgcatgtctttggactgtgggaggaaactggagcacccggaggaaacccacacagacatggggagaacatgcaaactacatgcagggaggacccagcaagtgaacccgggtcttctaactgcgaggcagcagtgctacccacccaaccaccatgccaccctgcagattaaatgtaattatttaaatataagtattgcacataagaagtaaaaaaggttatatttgaatatgcaatctGTGGTTTAAAACTTGAAAGCATTCCTTATGAGAGTAGTTAATCGTCACTATCTACATATAGGCAGTGtaaagaagccattaagaagattaAAAGGATGTTAGGTTGTATATCACAATATGaacagtacaagtcaaaggagtttATGCTCAAAGTTATACAACATATTGGTGGGGCCACACCTGAAGTACTGTAGTCTCAATgttacacacaaacaaacaaacatagcagcactagagaaagtccacagAAGAGTGGCTTGGCTGAAtgcaaaattacaaaatacacgCAATGGAGAAAGACTGAAGGAACTAAACAGAGATcaggaggtgacatgactgacatgtttaaaattatgaaaggaatgagTACAGTGGAGATCACCTGTTACTTTAAATTTAACTCTTCAGTAAGAAAACAGATGGAAACTTACTAAGGGTAGGTGTCACACACATTTTTGAAACCGTTTCTTCAAACAAAAGAAGCACACACTTATGGATTAAATAGTACAGAGTGACTTTggtgactttcaaaacttgactggaTTTTGCTTTGGAGAAATTATGGAAGAAGAACTAGGAaaatttgttgggctgaatatcctgttctcatcaaaattaatCTTGTGTTCTAGTGTCCCCTTAATACTAGTGACAATAGTAGAATACAAACAACAAACAATTAATACAAACACATGCAACAAATAAAAGATCATACATCAAACATACTTTCAGATGAGAGATAAATTTaaagataaatatataaaaatgtgacaGGGTAGAGCCAGGTAACTTTAGGACAGTAAGTTtagcatgcatcacaggtaaatgaaTGGGTGGAATTATTAAGGGAAAGGCTGGGCaatacatggcaagaacaggagttttattgagcagtcagcatgggttcagaagacgGATGTCATATTTAACCAACAGCCTGGAATTCTagaaggaagcaacaaaaggatatgatcaaagtggagcttatgatattactTATCTGGATTTTTGGAAAGAATGTGATAAGGTTCCACATAAGAGGTTaggtatcaaactaaaagaactggGAGTTTGGGGTGGTGTTTGTAGATTGTAAGATGGCTCAGGCATAGGAAGTAGGGGGTTATGGTGCAAGGGACTGTATCAGACTTGGCTGGCGTTAAGAGTATGATCCAGCAGGGGTTGATGCTAGGGCCACCAgtattataaacatatataaataatttggattAGAATATACTATaggtaacaagctggttaagtttgcagatggtaCCAAGCTAGGAGGATTAGCACATAATCTATGATCAGTTGAGtcattacagagagacttggacacCATGCCGGCTTGGGCAGATTAGTggcacatgaaatttaatgtcagtaaatgtaaagtattaaatatagaaagcaaaaaatgttagggttgaatacataatgggaagtctgaaaatcgagagtacacctcatgagaaggatttaggagtcatagtggacttgacactatgaacttccagacagtgttcagaagacattatgAAGGCTAACCGAATATTAGGTTAtaaagcacaatgtgtagagtacaagtcacaggaggttctgctcaagctttataacacactggtgagccctcatctggagtactgtgtgcagttctggtctccggGCTACGAAAAAGACATatcagcgctagaaaaggtccagagaagagcgactaggctgattccagggctacacaGGATGAATTATGAgctaagattaaaagagctgagcctatacagttttaACAAAAGAAGGTtaacaggtgacatgattgatgtgtttggatttagattgttattttaaaatgatttcttcaagaacacaggaacacagcTGGAcatttttaagggtaaatttcacacaaacattaggaagtttttctttacacaaagaaccatagaacaaggaataagataccaagtagtgACATGGACAGATGGACtttgggattttcaaaactcgacttgaagttattttggaggaaataagtggataggactggtgagctttgttgggttgaatgggctgttctcatctagattgttctaatgatctaAATGATACACTCAGGTAGTTGTCCATATATTTTTGTTACGCAGAATGTGCAATTACTGTACTTTGTTATTTCATAGTGCATCTTtgcaaagtttttttgttttaagttataTTTTGCTTGTTCAATTCctttctttgctgtttttaaatgtgttagaTAACTATACTCtacacactactactactactactactactactactactactactactactgctgctgaAAGATCTTTATTGTTTAAAGTGAATTTGtaccaaatatttaaaatggttCACAGTCCTTTacctaaaattaaattttaatattggAACACCAACAGTATAAACTGTTACAGGTATACAAAGCAGGACTGTGCAGACAAGAGCAGCCCTAATTACTAGCATGGTATATAAGACAAAGCACTGTCTCATCAGGCCAGAGAAAATTTTTTCTCATACTCTTAGTGTCCTTTAATCTGTTCTCTACCTATTACTCAAGAGTTGCTTCCTCCATTAACACCTGTTTGACGGTGTACTGCTGAGAAGGTAGTCCTTCCAACAGGTTATTCcatatcagcagaagacttctgaagctctattGAAGTGATTATTGGTCATCTTCCTAACCAAGACCTGTCAGTTTGTTCAAGACAGCCAACTAAAGAGTCCAGATagttccaaacgtcttccattctatgattatggaggacactgtgctcctgggaacccTCAAAAGTTTAGAAATGGCTTCAGTCCCTGCTCTTATCTAtacctcaccacagtttgatcatgGAGGTTTGCAGacagttctttggacttcatggcttggcaAACAGCATGAACTGTTGACCGTATACACAGGTATATGTGtgactttctaaacaatgtccaaacAGTTCAGTTtgccataggtggactccaatcaagctcTCGagacatctcaaggagaattaaagcaaacatgaTGCACCTagccacaatttggagtgccacagcaaagggtctgaatacttacagaaaGAGAGACTTCAGTTTTGCAGGCATTTCTTAAAACTTTGTCATTACGGGCTATTGATTGTAGATTTATGGGCAAAAAAGgtaaatatatccatttaaatttaaatctacaacacaataaaaggcACAGAAAGTGAAGTGTTCAGAATACTGTCTGAATTCACTGTTTGTGGGTTAATTtacataaaatgtttgtttgattAGATCAGGTGAGGGACTGATCGCTGTTCATTTGTTTCAGGTTTTGGGAACCAGGAGAGCCTGGCGGTGACAGTAAAGAAAACTGTGTGCAGATATGGGCAATCCTACAGCAGAAACGTTGGCATGACTTTAATTGTGAATCTGTAGCAAAAAGGATCTGTGAGACCAATGCATTTCTATTTCTTTAACTGCTATCTGACTGATCATTTTCAAACATAATGAGGATCATTTCAGTAGTAATTTAAGCAGCTGTTACTTTGTGAAGGGGGTAGAATGTTACCTCACCTTTTCGGGTATCGCACTGTTTCAGCTTTTCCTCCAACTCTCTAAGGGTTACTTAAACATCAGTATTTGTGGGAAACCATCAATGTGGATCACAGGTTCTCatagacttctttttttattcttatattattccaataaagtttgtttttcacattttaaactgTTGCCTACAGAAACTATGAACCGCACAATGAAAAAATTATTGGATAACTCTTATCTCATACGTACGCGATAATATCTTACATATGGGATACTTTTATATAAGTACAAGCTGTTTTCATGTACTTATGGCATACTTTAACACACATACAAgatacttaaattaaaaaaagtgacaaaagtaCACTTTGAGTATTCTGTATGTATTTGAAAACATCTCATACTTATGTAAAAGTATCCTGTACATGTGTGATATTTTCATGTACGTACAGGATAGGGGTTATCCTATAAGATTTTTCATTGTGTAGTTCAGAGTTTCTGTAGTTGCCCTTCTGAAGGTTGTAATTTAACACCAGCCTCACTTTTGAAGCCTGTTTTCTTATTTGAAACTGTTCTCCTTTAAGTTTGGCAAGTTTCCCTATCACTGCTATAGAGAATCACCCTAATAATGTAGATGTGATGCTGCATTACTGTATAAGTAGAGTAAAGTAAGGTGTTTTAAATTATATGCTAGTTACAACACACCTTTTatcacttgtgatttttttttgaattAGCTACAAAACATTggtaatttgtgttttttcttcagcagttacatttttcttttcactttgtcaaaAAGCATGCTTTTTTCAACAGTCTTAAAggtgctgtttattttatttttgttcatcttGCAGTATTTTTATGCTTGACACAATGTgctgtttattatatattttataatcaaTGTTTAACTTTTAAAGACACTTCCCAGTGTTTATAGTGCTGTCTCATTAATTCACTTGCATTGTCATACTTTATAATGGTTGTTTGAAATTGTATTCTTATCTAACAAGCTACTGTATTTGTGAGACTTTACTTAATGAGAAGTGATTtgttaaataaagatttattatacaaaaaatcCTTTTTGAATTTCTTCAAAATTTCTCATATTTTGCACAGTTTCGAAGATGGTATATTACACTTTCTGTGTAGGATGATGTCAAAAAGCGTGTACTTTTTAATTACTGTAGGAACATTGCTCACTGGCCTTCTAAATGTTTTATCTCTCTGCTGTTTTCAACCAAATGcatgacaaaaatacaaatttagccATCCTGTCTGAATCACATCAATACACCTAAACCACACTTCTTGTTCATTTCTTATAGCCTCCTGTTCTACACCACCAGCTTTCTGTTCACCCTTCTTTGCATCATGGACGAAGTGCCTCATGGGtgtggctctctgaatggagtatGCGAATCTCCTGGTTAATGCATTGATTTTCTAGATAATTGTGGACTGATTCTTGATGGACTGCTCCTGACACTGCAGTGAAGTAGGATGATTTGTGGAGAAGCATGATAATTGCCATAATCATCATCATTAACATATAACAGCACAGTGAATTTGGCTTAACAGCTTCCCTATCGCCAGCAACTTAATCCAACCCTTTGAAAACACAGTACCTAGAATTCCCAGAACCAATTAAACGTTTCCTCTCAGTATAATGAAGTATTGGTTCAACACTCTAGTCCTGCCATATTAATTAACTCCATTTCTGTAATCTGTTCACCTGTTTTATTttgacactagaatccctgaatcctacaaaaaaaaaattcataatcccGAGCCACCTTACAATGCAtccaggaaagtattcacagcgcatcactttttccacattttgttatgttacagccttattccaaaatggattaaattcatttttttcctcagaattctacacacaacaccccataatgataacgtgaaaaagtttacttgaggtttttgcaaatttattaaaaataaaaaaactgagaaatcacatgtacataagtattcacagcctttgctcaatactttgtcgatgcacctttgg
This genomic window from Polypterus senegalus isolate Bchr_013 chromosome 4, ASM1683550v1, whole genome shotgun sequence contains:
- the LOC120528865 gene encoding perlucin-like protein: MTTRISLNVLKVWMLKAIPDFTKLNDKQQQLEELKSAHYNLTNNYSERLGSLATFQSQYEILNKSHAELLARFRKLKSFFCSVESLSQGKTCLVCPEGWVFFQSKCYFFSNNTLTWQSSQEQCLSMGGHLVIVESAEEESFLENKTNIVIEKKSGYWIGLTDQKKENQFVWVDNKTLDTNTRFWEPGEPGGDSKENCVQIWAILQQKRWHDFNCESVAKRICETNAFLFL